In Lapillicoccus jejuensis, the DNA window GGTCGCGCCGCCACCGACCCTCGCGCCCGCGCGCGGTCAGGACCGGCGGCAGCCGTCGACGCAGCATGGCGGACCGCGAGGGGGGCGGGGGAGGGCGGTCGAGGTCGTCCAGCCCCGAGAGCAGCTCGGCCGTGAGGTCGGGCGCGCCGGGCGACACCTCGGGGCTCACGTCGGGCCCACGTCAGGGCAGGTCGACGGGCAGGGTGAGGCCGTCGAGCACCCGGCGGCAGCCGCAGGTCGCGGCCGCGTCGTCCTCGGCCTCCGGCAGGCGCGGCACCGTCGCCCGCAGCACGGCCTTGAGCCGCTCGATGTTGGCCGCGAAGACCTCCATGACCTCGGCGTGGGTGACCCCCGCGTCGCCCTCCACCCCGGCGTCGAGGTCGGTGACGAGCGCGACGGTGGTGAAGCACAGCGCCAGCTCGCGGGCCACCGACGCCTCCGGCATCCCGGTCATGCCGACGACGCTCCAGCCCGCGGCCTGGTGCCAGCGGCTCTCCGCGCGGGAGGAGAAGCGGGGGCCGTTGACCACGACGAGCGTGCCGTCGGCGGCGTGCGGCAGACCCGCCTCCTCGGCCGCGCCGACGACCGCCGCCCGGCCCCGGGGGCAGTAGGGGTCGGCGAACGGGACGTGCACGACGGGGCCGGGCTCGTCGTACACCGTGTGGGCGCGGCCCCAGGTGCGGTCGACCACCTGGTCGGGGACGACGAGGGTGCCGGGCCCGAGCTCGGGGCGCAGCGACCCGACGGCGCACGGGGCGAGGACCTGCCGGACGCCGAGCGCCCGCAGCGCCCAGAGGTTGGCCCGGTAGTTGACCCGGTGCGGCGGGAAGCGGTGGCCCTGCCCGTGCCGGGCGAGGAAGGCGACCCGACGGCCGTCGACCTCGCCGACGACGACGTCGTCGCTCGGCTCCCCGAACGGCGTCGCCACCGACACCCGCTCGGCGTCGGTGAAGAACTCGTAGAAACCCGAGCCGCCGATGAGGCCGATCTCGGCCAGTGGCTCGGACCCGGTGACCCGGCGGGCGGTGGGCGTCGTCGTCGTCATGGTCCCGACCCTAGGCCGACCCGTCCCGCGACCCGGCCCTCCGGCCGCCGGGCTGTGGACGGCCCGGCCCCGCGGAGGGGGTTGTGGACGACGGCTCAGAAGTAGTCGCGCACGTGGACCGGTGCCCGACCGGCCAGCCCGTCGACGAACGCGTCGACGGCGTCGTCGCCGGGTCCGGACACCAGCCCGTCCTCGCGCAGCGTCCGCGCCGCGGCCACCCCGGCGAAGGCCAGGGCCAGCCCGCGCGGGTGGACGACCACGTCCGCCGGGCCGTCGGTGCGCTCGGCGCCCCCGGCGGTGACGACGTACGTCCCGTCCTGCCCGGCCGGGTCGCCCGTCACGGCCAGCCGGGCCCGACCCGACCACCCGGACGCGCGCGCGGCGAGCGTGAGTGCCGCGGCCACGTCGCTCACCCGCAGCATGTAGGGCCGGCTGTCCACGAGCCGCCCGGGGCTGCCGGGCAGCACGCGCCGCACGGGGTCGCTCGCGAGCGACCCCGACGTGCGCAGCCGCACCGCCCCGGAGACCGAGGCGAACGAGCCCGCGACCCGCCAGAGCGCGGCCGCGGCCTCGGGGGTCAGCGCCACGAGGTCGCGCACGGTGAGACCGACGGCGGCGGCGTCGTACCCCGCGCCGCGCTGCCAGAGCGCGAACCCGACCGGCTCGTCGCCGTCGAGCGCCAGCGAGAGGCCGGTGGCGGAGGCGAGCAGCTCCTCGTCGGTGGCGGGGAAGGACGGCCCGGAGCGCCGCAGCGGTCCGTGCTGACAGGCGGCCCAGGCGTCGTACAGGCGACGCACCGTGGGCACGTCGGCGAGGGTCGCGCGCCGTACGGCGACCCCGGCGGGAGCCGGCACCCGCGCGAGCGACGCGACCGACAGCTCGACCTCGTCGAGGCTGGTCACGGTCTCGTAGCCGAAGCGCCGGTAGATGCCCGGTGCGGTGGGGTAGAGCGTCGAGAGCACCTCGCCGTGCTCGGCCGCCTCGGCGAGCACCGCCGCGAAGAGCGCGTCGAGCAGCCCGCCGCCGCGGGCCTCGGCGGCCACGGCGACACCGGCGATGCCCGTCGTCGCGACCGGGGTGCCGTGCCACCACGACTCGTACGGCCGGGCGGTGGCCTTGGCCAGCAGGACGTCGCCGTCGAAGGCGCCCCACGGACGCCGGCCGTCGGCGTCGACGACGGGGGTGGCGGTGCCGGCCGGCCACGGGCCGAAGGCCTCCTGCCCGAGCGCGCCGGCCCGGTCCGCGTCGTCGGCGGTGAGCCGGCGGACGACGGGGGTCACGTTCAGGAGGCGGTGCTCGAGGAGGAGCTCGACGACGAGCCGGAGGACGCGCTCGACGAGGACGAGGTGCTCGAGGACCCGGTGGACCCGGAGGACGAGCCCGTGGACGACGTGCCCGAGGAGTCCTTCTTGCCGGCGTCGGACGAGCCGGAGGACGGCTTGTCGCCGCCGGGCTTCCCGTTCGAGCCCGAGCTGCGCGAGTCGGTCCGGTAGAACCCGGACCCCTTGAAGGTGACCCCGATCGAGCCGTAGACCTTGCGCAGCCGGCCGCCGCACTCCGGGCACGTCGTGAGGGCGTCGTCGGTGAAGGACTGCACGGCGTCGAAGGCGTGGCCGCACTCGGTGCAGGAGTAGGCGTAGGTGGGCACGGCCGGAGTCTACGGCCCGCTCAGGCCCACCCCGCGAGCCGGCCTCCGCGGTCGACGGCCCGCACCCGCGCCTCGGTCGCGGCACGGGCCGCCGCGGTGGTGACGATGAGCAGCTGGTCGCCGCGCCGCAGCGTGGTGCGCGGCGTCGGCGCCAGCGCCTCACCGTCGCGGACGACGAGGGTCACCGTCGCCCCGCGCGGCAGCCGCAGCTCGAAGACCTCGACCCCGTGCATCCGCGAGGCCTCGCCCACCGTCACCTGGACGACGTCGGCGTGCATCCGCTCCAGCGGTGTCGTCTCCACCTGGAGCGCGACCTGCTGGACCGACTCGGCGACGTCGAGCCGCCGGGCCAGCCACGGCAGGGTCGGCGCCTGCAGCAGGGTGAAGATGACGACGAGGACGAAGACGAGGTCGAAGACCCACCCCGTCCCGGGGGTGCCGACCGTCGTCGGGACGGTCGCGAGCACGACCGGTACGGCGCCCCGCAGCCCCGCCCACGAGAGGAACACCTGGTCGCGCCACGGCACCCGGAACGGCGTGAGCGAGACGAGCACCGACAGCGGCCGGGCGACGAGCAGCAGGACGAGGCCGATGACGATCGCCGTCGGCACCCGCTCGAGCAGGGCGGACGGCGAGGCGAGCAGCCCGAGCAGCACGAAGAGCCCGATCTGGGCGATGGTGCCGAGCGCGGAGGCGAAGCCGTGCACGGCCGCGCGGTGCGGCAGGTCGACGTTGCCGAGGACGAGGGCGCACAGGTAGGCCGCGATGAACCCGCTCGTGTGGACGGAGTCGGCGACGGCGTACGCGAGCACCGCGGTGGCGAGCACCCCGATCGCGAACAGGCCGCTGGAGGCCCCCGCCGCCCGCCGCAGGAATGACGCGCCGCCCCAGCCGAGCAGCAGCCCCACGGCGGCCCCGCCGACCAGCTCGCCCACGGCCTCGAGCAGGAGGAACCACCACGGGTGGTGCGCCGCGGTCGGGACGGTGAGCCCGGCGAGCGAGACGACGAGGATGACGACCGGGGCGTCGTTGAACCCGGACTCGGCCTCGAGCAGCCCCGAGAGCCGCCGCGGCAGCGGCACCGTGCGCAGCACCGAGAAGACGGCGGCGGCGTCGGTCGAGGACAGGATGGCGCCGACGAGGAACGCGACCGACCAGTCCAGGTGCAGGACGTAGTGCGCGGCGACGCCCACCACGCCGACCGAGACGACCACCCCCACGGTGGAGAGGACCGCGGCGGGCGCGACGGAGCGTCGTACCCCCGACCAGCGGGTCGTCACCCCGCCCTCGGCGAGGATGAGGACGAGCGCGGCGTACCCGAGGACCTGGGTGAGGGCGTCGTCGTCGAAGCGGATGCCGAGGCCGCTCTCGCCGATGCCGAGACCGATGGCGAGGAAGAGCAGGAGGGCGGGCACGCCGGAGCGCACCGACAGCCGGACGGCGACGACGGCGACGAGCAGGACGACCGATCCGATGAGCAGCGAGCGGGTGAGGTCGTCGAGGGAGAAGACGGTCGTGGTCACGGCAGGCCTCCTCACCGGGTCGTCGTGCCGCGGTTAGTCTCGCAGGGTGCAGCGCTCGCAAGTCCTCCGGAGGGTCGGGGTCGGTGTCGCGGTGCTGCTCGTCCTGCTCCTCGGGCTGGTCGCGGTCGTCGGCACGGCGCTGCTGCGCCAGTCGCTCCCGCAGACCTCCGGGCGGATCCAGCTCGACGGCCTGGGCGGCGACGTCACCGTCTACCGCGACGGGCGCGGCGTCCCGCAGATCTACGCCGACTCCGCCGACGACCTCTTCCGCGCGCAGGGGTACGTCGCCGCGCAGGACCGGTTCTTCGAGATGGACTTCCGCCGGCACGTGACCGCCGGGCGGCTCGCGGAGCTCGTGGGGTCCGCCGGCGTGGCGACCGACCGGGTCGTGCGCACCCTCGGCTGGCGGCGGGTGGCCGAGCAGGAGCTGCCCAAGCTCGCGCCGTCGACCCGTGCCTACCTCTCCGCCTACGCCGACGGCGTCAACGACTACCTG includes these proteins:
- a CDS encoding S-methyl-5'-thioadenosine phosphorylase, whose translation is MTTTTPTARRVTGSEPLAEIGLIGGSGFYEFFTDAERVSVATPFGEPSDDVVVGEVDGRRVAFLARHGQGHRFPPHRVNYRANLWALRALGVRQVLAPCAVGSLRPELGPGTLVVPDQVVDRTWGRAHTVYDEPGPVVHVPFADPYCPRGRAAVVGAAEEAGLPHAADGTLVVVNGPRFSSRAESRWHQAAGWSVVGMTGMPEASVARELALCFTTVALVTDLDAGVEGDAGVTHAEVMEVFAANIERLKAVLRATVPRLPEAEDDAAATCGCRRVLDGLTLPVDLP
- a CDS encoding GNAT family N-acetyltransferase: MTPVVRRLTADDADRAGALGQEAFGPWPAGTATPVVDADGRRPWGAFDGDVLLAKATARPYESWWHGTPVATTGIAGVAVAAEARGGGLLDALFAAVLAEAAEHGEVLSTLYPTAPGIYRRFGYETVTSLDEVELSVASLARVPAPAGVAVRRATLADVPTVRRLYDAWAACQHGPLRRSGPSFPATDEELLASATGLSLALDGDEPVGFALWQRGAGYDAAAVGLTVRDLVALTPEAAAALWRVAGSFASVSGAVRLRTSGSLASDPVRRVLPGSPGRLVDSRPYMLRVSDVAAALTLAARASGWSGRARLAVTGDPAGQDGTYVVTAGGAERTDGPADVVVHPRGLALAFAGVAAARTLREDGLVSGPGDDAVDAFVDGLAGRAPVHVRDYF
- a CDS encoding FmdB family zinc ribbon protein; protein product: MPTYAYSCTECGHAFDAVQSFTDDALTTCPECGGRLRKVYGSIGVTFKGSGFYRTDSRSSGSNGKPGGDKPSSGSSDAGKKDSSGTSSTGSSSGSTGSSSTSSSSSASSGSSSSSSSSTAS
- a CDS encoding potassium/proton antiporter → MTTTVFSLDDLTRSLLIGSVVLLVAVVAVRLSVRSGVPALLLFLAIGLGIGESGLGIRFDDDALTQVLGYAALVLILAEGGVTTRWSGVRRSVAPAAVLSTVGVVVSVGVVGVAAHYVLHLDWSVAFLVGAILSSTDAAAVFSVLRTVPLPRRLSGLLEAESGFNDAPVVILVVSLAGLTVPTAAHHPWWFLLLEAVGELVGGAAVGLLLGWGGASFLRRAAGASSGLFAIGVLATAVLAYAVADSVHTSGFIAAYLCALVLGNVDLPHRAAVHGFASALGTIAQIGLFVLLGLLASPSALLERVPTAIVIGLVLLLVARPLSVLVSLTPFRVPWRDQVFLSWAGLRGAVPVVLATVPTTVGTPGTGWVFDLVFVLVVIFTLLQAPTLPWLARRLDVAESVQQVALQVETTPLERMHADVVQVTVGEASRMHGVEVFELRLPRGATVTLVVRDGEALAPTPRTTLRRGDQLLIVTTAAARAATEARVRAVDRGGRLAGWA